One window of Sphingomonas paeninsulae genomic DNA carries:
- a CDS encoding MbcA/ParS/Xre antitoxin family protein, whose translation MATAVLARENDENRVLTQAISKIAGCWKLSNEQLGAMLGLSAASVSRLRSGSFELDRSNKAFELGQYLVRLFRSLDALMGSDDDAAMSWLRTANLDLEGRPIDLIRSVKGLGEVTNYVDDYRARV comes from the coding sequence ATGGCAACCGCGGTATTGGCACGTGAAAACGACGAGAATCGCGTGCTGACTCAGGCAATCAGCAAAATCGCTGGCTGCTGGAAGCTGTCGAACGAGCAACTCGGCGCAATGCTGGGACTGTCTGCAGCCTCGGTATCACGGCTGCGCTCGGGTAGTTTTGAACTCGACCGTTCGAACAAGGCGTTCGAACTCGGCCAGTATCTGGTACGGCTGTTCCGTAGCCTCGATGCGCTGATGGGTAGTGATGATGATGCCGCTATGTCCTGGCTGCGCACCGCCAATCTCGACCTCGAGGGCCGCCCCATCGACCTGATCCGCTCGGTCAAAGGTCTCGGCGAGGTTACGAATTACGTCGATGACTATCGCGCCCGCGTCTGA